A single genomic interval of Sphingopyxis sp. CCNWLW2 harbors:
- a CDS encoding MFS transporter: protein MEKPKQGFAGLWNISFGFFGIQIGFALQNANMSRIFQSLGEDIERLPGLWVAAPLTGLLVQPIVGHMSDRTWLGRLGRRRPYFLAGAILAAIALFVMPESPAIWFAAMMLWILDASLNISMEPFRAFVGDMLRKDQHSVGYAVQTAFIGAGAVVGSLFPSLMEAMGVANVAPPGQIPDTVRYAFWFGGIALFLAVLWTVVTTGEYSPEQMAAFEAGSPGDGSPVRALASHSYGASMLWIGAGLLILLAQQHFALLREVLLLGALLIGYGLASIIAIALARRGNDKNMLSSIVGDFSGMPPLMKRLALVQFFSWSALFIMWINTTPIVAQYHFGTTDAASAAYQDAGNWVGQLFAIYNGVAAVAALTLLPWLARRFGQARTHMVGLACGAVGYASFFLLRDPSQLIVSEIFIGIFWASVLAMPYAILASSLPQAKLGIYMGLFNVFVVVPQLLVATVMGSIMQALFPGEPIYTMAFAAFALLLAIAAMTRVNPPAPAEARQG from the coding sequence ATGGAAAAGCCGAAGCAGGGCTTTGCCGGCCTATGGAATATCAGCTTCGGCTTTTTCGGCATCCAGATCGGCTTCGCGCTGCAAAATGCGAATATGAGCCGGATTTTCCAGTCGCTGGGCGAGGATATCGAACGCCTCCCCGGCCTGTGGGTCGCCGCGCCGCTGACCGGGCTGCTCGTGCAGCCGATCGTCGGGCATATGAGCGACCGGACCTGGCTCGGCCGGCTCGGACGCCGCCGTCCCTACTTTCTCGCCGGCGCGATCCTCGCCGCGATCGCGCTGTTCGTCATGCCCGAAAGCCCCGCGATCTGGTTCGCCGCGATGATGCTGTGGATCCTCGACGCCTCGCTCAACATCTCGATGGAACCCTTCCGCGCCTTCGTCGGCGACATGCTGCGCAAGGACCAGCACAGCGTCGGCTATGCGGTGCAGACCGCGTTCATCGGCGCGGGCGCCGTCGTCGGGTCGCTCTTTCCCTCGCTGATGGAGGCGATGGGGGTCGCGAATGTCGCGCCGCCGGGGCAGATTCCCGATACGGTGCGCTATGCCTTCTGGTTCGGCGGGATCGCGCTGTTCCTCGCGGTGCTCTGGACCGTCGTCACAACGGGCGAATATAGCCCCGAACAGATGGCGGCATTCGAAGCCGGATCGCCCGGCGACGGGTCTCCGGTCCGCGCGCTCGCATCGCACAGCTATGGCGCCAGCATGCTCTGGATCGGCGCGGGACTGCTCATCCTCCTCGCCCAGCAGCATTTTGCGCTGCTTCGCGAAGTGCTGCTGCTCGGCGCGCTGCTCATCGGCTACGGCCTTGCAAGCATTATCGCGATCGCGCTGGCGCGACGCGGCAACGACAAGAATATGCTGTCGAGCATCGTCGGCGACTTCTCCGGCATGCCGCCACTGATGAAGCGGCTGGCGCTCGTCCAGTTTTTCAGCTGGTCGGCGCTGTTCATCATGTGGATCAACACCACCCCGATCGTCGCCCAATATCATTTCGGAACGACCGACGCCGCCAGCGCCGCCTATCAGGACGCGGGCAACTGGGTCGGCCAGCTGTTCGCCATCTACAACGGCGTCGCCGCAGTCGCGGCGCTGACCTTGCTCCCCTGGCTCGCGCGCCGCTTTGGGCAGGCGCGCACGCACATGGTCGGCCTCGCGTGCGGCGCGGTCGGGTATGCCAGCTTCTTCCTGCTCCGCGACCCGTCGCAGCTGATCGTCAGCGAAATCTTCATCGGCATTTTCTGGGCGTCCGTCCTCGCGATGCCCTATGCGATCCTCGCCTCCAGCCTGCCGCAAGCGAAGCTCGGCATCTATATGGGGCTCTTCAACGTCTTCGTCGTCGTCCCGCAATTGCTCGTCGCGACGGTGATGGGATCAATCATGCAAGCGCTGTTTCCGGGCGAGCCCATCTATACGATGGCGTTCGCTGCCTTTGCCTTGCTGCTGGCAATCGCCGCGATGACCCGGGTCAACCCACCGGCCCCGGCCGAGGCCCGCCAGGGCTGA
- a CDS encoding LacI family DNA-binding transcriptional regulator, with translation MGRQPSAKPTSFDIAYLAGVSQPTVSRALRGSKSVSAATRANIQRIAQELNYTVDKNASSLRSQRTHTLALLFFEDPNPDESMINPFFLSMLGSITRECARRGYDLLISFQQMHNDWHVTYQDSHRSDGIILLGYGDYQLYLTKLEHLVEMGTKFVRWGSVSEEGIGLTVGSDNVGAGEQAGAHLVEIGRRRIAFLGDASDHAPEFQDRYDGLCRAMRAAGLEPDPALQRDAVSSEDSGYAAARSLIESGQSFDAVFAASDLIAIGAMRALAEAGLRLPHDVAIIGFDDIPAASLTTPTLTTVMQDMKGAGTLLVDALLARIDDRPVEQRILPARLIRRQSTAV, from the coding sequence ATGGGGCGCCAGCCCTCGGCCAAGCCGACGAGTTTCGACATCGCCTATCTGGCGGGCGTCTCGCAGCCGACGGTTTCGCGCGCGCTGCGCGGCAGCAAGTCGGTCAGCGCCGCGACCCGCGCCAACATTCAGCGCATCGCGCAGGAACTCAACTACACCGTCGACAAGAACGCCTCGAGCCTGCGCTCGCAGCGCACGCACACGCTCGCGCTGCTCTTTTTCGAGGACCCGAACCCCGACGAATCGATGATCAACCCCTTCTTCCTGTCGATGCTGGGGTCGATCACGCGCGAATGCGCGCGGCGCGGCTATGACCTGCTCATCAGTTTCCAGCAGATGCACAATGACTGGCACGTCACCTATCAGGACAGCCACCGGTCCGACGGCATCATCCTGCTCGGTTACGGTGATTATCAGCTTTACCTCACCAAGCTGGAGCATCTGGTCGAGATGGGGACCAAGTTCGTTCGCTGGGGATCGGTATCCGAAGAGGGTATCGGGCTGACCGTCGGGTCCGACAATGTCGGCGCGGGCGAACAGGCGGGCGCGCATCTGGTCGAGATCGGGCGGCGGCGGATCGCTTTCCTTGGCGACGCGTCGGACCATGCGCCCGAATTCCAGGATCGCTACGACGGGCTTTGCCGCGCGATGCGCGCCGCGGGTCTCGAACCCGACCCGGCGTTGCAGCGCGATGCGGTGTCGTCGGAGGATTCGGGCTACGCCGCCGCGAGGTCGCTGATCGAAAGCGGACAGTCATTCGACGCGGTTTTCGCCGCGAGCGACCTGATCGCGATCGGCGCGATGCGCGCACTGGCCGAAGCCGGGCTGCGGCTGCCGCACGACGTCGCGATCATCGGCTTCGACGATATCCCCGCCGCCAGCCTGACCACGCCGACGCTGACCACGGTTATGCAGGATATGAAAGGCGCGGGGACATTGCTCGTCGATGCGTTGCTCGCGCGCATCGACGACCGCCCGGTCGAACAGCGGATCTTGCCGGCGCGGCTGATCCGGCGGCAGAGTACGGCGGTTTAG
- a CDS encoding TonB-dependent receptor: MTMPTNLRRGASAITLGLALTAVLPGAAMAQDASTAPVDEAPADSEIIVSGIRSAIANSVQAKKNSTSIVEVVSAEDIGKLPDLSIAESLSRLPGLATQRLDGRANVVSIRGLAPDFTTTLLNGREQVSASNNRGVELDQYPSELLNGAIVYKTPDASLIGQAIGGTIDMRTVRPLAYGKRTIAAGARFEINDLGKLNPDISNKGYRANISYIDQNADGTLGWAIGYARMQSPTAEERFNAWGYPEATDGTNTAFIIGGAKPYVKSNELKRDGVMAVVEWEPSDKFHTTIDGYWSKFKDEQRLRGIEFPLFWGNSTLQPGFTIEDGLVTKGVWTGTEAVMRNDVVHRNSTIIAGGWNTQFKPNDKLTLELDLGYSRIKKTEENLEIYLGTGRGAGVGARETALGFEMRPNGGIMFDPSLDYSDPNLFVITDPQGWNSCGGAVANCQDGFVNTPRVKDQLKSLRLQATQELDGVLSSIRVGANYSDRKKSLDDRGFVLTSKNYPANTPVPADYLYDPVSLDFIGIPGMVAFDSWRFYNDGNYNLTDGAGFDPARVFNDYTIREKILTGFVQANFDADAGSTPIRGNVGVQVIHSDQTGSSFYAQVVGGVTQSTPVTDGDKYTDILPSINLSVEFADNTFLRFGAARVLARARMDQLKPGGGVNFDTSKRNNTDVNASPWSLDLGNAKLRPLMADTVDIGLEKYFGQGGYVSVGGFYKYLENYIYRQVNPFDFTDFEVPDGGTVGTRAGLSKQWLNGNAGRVYGAEASFSFPFANLTQSLDGFGVLGSASYTKSRVREGGEDPISMPGLSKWVINGTAYFEKDGFQVRASGRYRSKFLAEVSTISLARDMFMAKSEFVVDAQVGYTFQSGALEGLGILLQASNLTNEPFVTYYNNDPRQIRDYQNYGRNFMAGITYKF; this comes from the coding sequence ATGACCATGCCGACCAATCTTCGCCGCGGTGCCAGCGCCATCACGCTCGGCCTTGCCTTGACCGCCGTGCTGCCCGGTGCCGCGATGGCGCAGGACGCGAGCACCGCGCCGGTCGACGAGGCGCCGGCCGACAGCGAAATCATCGTCAGCGGCATCCGCAGCGCGATCGCCAATTCGGTCCAGGCGAAGAAGAACAGCACCTCGATCGTCGAGGTCGTCTCGGCCGAAGACATCGGCAAGCTGCCCGACCTGTCGATCGCCGAATCGCTGTCGCGCCTGCCGGGCCTCGCGACGCAGCGCCTCGACGGCCGCGCCAATGTCGTGTCGATCCGCGGCCTCGCGCCCGACTTCACCACCACCCTGCTCAACGGCCGCGAACAGGTTTCGGCGAGCAACAACCGCGGGGTCGAGCTCGACCAATATCCGTCCGAACTGCTGAACGGCGCCATCGTCTACAAGACCCCCGACGCGTCGCTGATCGGGCAGGCGATCGGCGGCACGATCGACATGCGCACGGTGCGCCCGCTCGCTTATGGCAAGCGCACGATCGCGGCGGGCGCGCGTTTCGAGATCAACGACCTCGGCAAGCTCAATCCCGATATTTCGAACAAGGGCTATCGCGCCAACATCTCCTATATCGACCAGAATGCCGACGGCACGCTCGGCTGGGCGATCGGCTATGCGCGCATGCAGTCGCCGACCGCCGAGGAACGCTTCAACGCGTGGGGCTATCCCGAGGCGACCGACGGCACGAACACCGCTTTCATCATCGGCGGTGCCAAGCCCTATGTGAAATCGAACGAGCTGAAGCGCGACGGCGTGATGGCGGTCGTCGAATGGGAACCGAGCGACAAGTTCCACACGACGATCGACGGCTATTGGTCGAAGTTCAAGGACGAACAGCGCCTGCGCGGTATCGAATTCCCGCTCTTCTGGGGCAATTCGACGCTCCAGCCCGGCTTCACCATCGAGGACGGTCTGGTGACGAAAGGCGTCTGGACGGGCACCGAGGCGGTGATGCGCAACGACGTCGTCCATCGCAACTCGACGATCATCGCCGGCGGCTGGAACACGCAGTTCAAGCCCAATGACAAGCTGACGCTCGAACTCGACCTTGGCTATTCGCGGATCAAGAAGACCGAAGAAAACCTCGAAATCTATCTCGGCACCGGTCGCGGCGCCGGCGTCGGCGCGCGCGAAACCGCGCTGGGTTTCGAAATGCGCCCGAACGGCGGGATCATGTTCGACCCGTCGCTCGACTATTCCGATCCGAACCTGTTCGTGATCACCGATCCGCAGGGCTGGAACAGCTGCGGCGGCGCGGTCGCCAACTGCCAGGACGGCTTCGTCAACACGCCGCGCGTCAAGGACCAGCTGAAATCGCTGCGCCTGCAGGCGACGCAGGAATTGGACGGCGTGCTCAGCAGCATCCGCGTCGGCGCCAATTATTCGGACCGCAAGAAGAGCCTCGACGACCGCGGCTTCGTGCTGACGAGCAAAAATTATCCGGCGAATACGCCCGTGCCCGCCGACTATCTCTATGACCCGGTGTCGCTCGATTTCATCGGCATCCCCGGCATGGTCGCGTTCGACAGCTGGCGTTTCTACAATGACGGGAATTATAATCTGACCGACGGTGCGGGCTTCGACCCGGCGCGCGTCTTCAACGATTATACGATCCGCGAAAAGATACTGACCGGCTTCGTCCAGGCGAATTTCGACGCCGATGCGGGAAGCACTCCGATCCGCGGCAATGTCGGCGTCCAGGTCATTCATTCGGACCAGACGGGGTCGAGCTTCTATGCGCAGGTTGTCGGCGGCGTCACCCAGTCGACGCCGGTCACCGACGGCGACAAATATACCGACATCCTGCCGAGCATCAATTTGTCGGTCGAATTCGCCGACAACACATTCCTGCGCTTCGGTGCCGCCCGCGTGCTGGCGCGCGCGCGCATGGACCAGCTGAAGCCCGGCGGCGGCGTCAATTTCGACACGTCGAAGCGCAACAACACCGACGTCAACGCCTCGCCCTGGTCGCTCGACCTCGGCAATGCGAAGCTGCGTCCGCTGATGGCAGACACGGTCGATATCGGGCTCGAGAAATATTTCGGGCAGGGCGGCTATGTGTCGGTCGGCGGCTTCTACAAATATCTCGAAAATTACATTTATCGTCAGGTCAATCCGTTCGACTTCACCGACTTCGAGGTTCCCGACGGCGGGACGGTCGGCACGCGGGCGGGCCTCAGCAAGCAGTGGCTGAACGGCAATGCCGGGCGCGTCTATGGTGCCGAAGCCTCCTTCTCGTTCCCGTTCGCCAACCTCACCCAGTCGCTCGATGGCTTCGGCGTCCTCGGCAGCGCCTCCTATACCAAGAGCCGTGTGCGCGAAGGCGGCGAGGATCCGATCTCGATGCCGGGCCTGTCGAAATGGGTCATCAACGGAACCGCCTATTTCGAAAAGGACGGCTTCCAGGTGCGCGCGTCGGGCCGCTATCGCTCGAAATTCCTTGCCGAGGTGTCGACGATCAGCCTCGCGCGCGACATGTTCATGGCGAAGAGCGAGTTCGTCGTCGACGCGCAGGTCGGCTACACCTTCCAGAGCGGCGCGCTCGAAGGGCTGGGCATCTTGCTGCAGGCGTCGAACCTCACCAACGAGCCCTTCGTGACCTATTACAACAATGATCCGCGCCAGATCCGCGACTATCAGAATTATGGTCGCAACTTCATGGCCGGTATCACCTACAAGTTCTGA
- a CDS encoding tryptophan halogenase family protein: protein MGSVGENRITKVVIVGGGTAGWMAAAALSRTMDNLSIRLVESDAIGTVGVGEATIPAIRLFNALIGIDENEFIRETRGTFKLGIQFHDWGRIGDTYMHAFGQIGRSLGMLPFQQYWLRGRNEGVAGRLGDYSLNETAGRQNRFARLPQIPNTSLDGIAYAFHFDAALYAAYLRKIAEAAGVERTEGKIASVRRNGESGHVEAVVLDNGTAIDGELFIDCSGFRALLIEDALETGFEDWTHWLPCDRAIAVPSENAGPARPYTQAIAHKAGWQWRIPLQHRTGNGHVFCSDFISEDEATATLLANIEGRPLAEPRTLRFRTGMRKQAWNGNVVALGLASGFLEPLESTSIHLIQNGIAKLLAHFPDRDFDAANIDAYNRRVRFDYERIRDFVILHYHANQRTDAPFWIGCREMGIPETLARKIELFKSQGQIVREGDELFVEIGWFQVLTGQNIVPNGYHPMADQLTPDELAGFFADIETIVARTASHLPTHEDFIAQHCAAGVPA from the coding sequence ATGGGCAGCGTGGGTGAGAACCGCATCACGAAGGTCGTCATCGTCGGCGGCGGAACCGCGGGCTGGATGGCCGCCGCGGCGCTGTCGCGGACGATGGACAATCTGTCGATCCGGCTGGTCGAGAGCGACGCGATCGGCACCGTCGGGGTCGGCGAGGCGACGATCCCCGCGATCCGCCTGTTCAACGCGCTGATCGGCATCGACGAGAATGAGTTCATTCGCGAAACGCGCGGGACGTTCAAGCTCGGCATCCAGTTCCACGACTGGGGCCGAATCGGCGACACCTATATGCACGCCTTCGGGCAGATCGGGCGCAGCCTCGGCATGTTGCCGTTCCAGCAATATTGGCTCCGCGGCCGGAACGAGGGCGTCGCGGGACGGCTCGGCGATTATTCGCTGAACGAGACGGCGGGACGGCAGAACCGCTTTGCGCGGCTGCCGCAAATCCCGAATACCAGCCTCGACGGCATCGCTTACGCCTTTCATTTCGATGCCGCACTCTACGCTGCCTATCTGCGCAAGATCGCCGAGGCCGCCGGGGTCGAGCGGACCGAGGGCAAGATCGCCAGCGTCCGCCGCAATGGCGAAAGCGGCCATGTCGAAGCCGTCGTGCTGGACAATGGCACCGCGATCGACGGCGAACTCTTCATCGACTGCTCGGGCTTTCGCGCGCTGCTGATCGAGGATGCGCTCGAAACCGGGTTCGAGGACTGGACGCACTGGCTCCCCTGCGACCGCGCGATCGCGGTGCCGAGCGAAAATGCCGGCCCGGCGCGGCCCTATACGCAGGCGATCGCGCACAAGGCCGGCTGGCAATGGCGCATCCCGCTCCAGCACCGCACCGGCAACGGCCATGTCTTTTGCAGCGACTTCATCAGCGAGGACGAGGCGACCGCGACCCTGCTCGCCAACATCGAAGGTCGCCCGCTCGCCGAGCCACGGACGCTGCGTTTCCGCACCGGAATGCGCAAGCAGGCTTGGAACGGCAATGTCGTTGCGCTCGGGCTCGCGTCGGGATTCCTCGAACCGCTCGAATCGACGAGCATCCATCTGATCCAGAACGGCATCGCCAAGCTGCTCGCGCACTTTCCCGATCGCGATTTCGATGCCGCCAATATCGATGCCTATAACCGCCGCGTCCGCTTCGATTACGAACGCATCCGCGACTTTGTCATCCTCCACTATCACGCCAACCAGCGCACCGACGCGCCCTTCTGGATCGGGTGCCGCGAGATGGGCATTCCCGAAACGCTGGCGCGAAAGATCGAGCTGTTCAAAAGCCAGGGCCAGATCGTTCGCGAGGGCGACGAGCTGTTCGTCGAAATCGGCTGGTTCCAGGTGCTGACCGGCCAGAATATCGTGCCCAATGGATATCACCCGATGGCCGACCAGCTCACCCCCGACGAACTCGCGGGCTTTTTCGCCGACATCGAAACGATCGTCGCGCGCACGGCGTCGCATCTGCCGACCCACGAAGACTTTATCGCGCAGCACTGCGCGGCAGGAGTGCCCGCATGA
- a CDS encoding alpha-amylase family glycosyl hydrolase — MSLFASIIALSLAGAAPAADYRQRPPEDEIIYFVLPDRFENGDEKNDRGGLKGDRLQTGYDPSAKGFFHGGDLAGLTRRLDYIQGMGTTAIWFAPIFKNKPVQGPKDDESAGYHGYWVTDFTQVDPHFGTNAEFKAFVDAAHARGMKVYMDIIANHTADVITYKEGADGGFRYRSLADYPFSRRGGVTGAPINPGFAGDHVADAGNWQKLTDPAFAYTPVVPKGEERVKVPAWLNDPIYYHNRGNSDWVGESSLYGDFAGLDDLATEHPRVVQGFIDIYGRWIDEFGIDGFRIDTAKHVNPEFWQAFVPAMQARAKARGIPNFHIFGEVYVDAVDPGALAWYTHAAGLPAVLDFGFARAAIDAVSGTKGTDQFARLFDGDALYKGGAGAAQGLPTFLGNHDMGRFAMFVKAANPKASEAELLQRVMLGHAMLLTLRGVPTIYYGDEQGFLSDDKDQLAREDMFASKVTVYNDNDLLGSDATTAAANFDPAHPLYRLIAALSEIRRKTPALTRGATKVRAFSDKPGLLAVSRFDPVTGREVLLAFNTSAAPLSANIAIDMKSAGFTALHGDCPASPAAPGSIHLSLPAFGTIICQASE; from the coding sequence ATGAGCCTGTTCGCATCGATCATCGCGCTGAGTCTGGCGGGCGCCGCGCCTGCCGCGGATTACCGCCAGCGCCCGCCCGAGGATGAGATCATCTATTTCGTCCTTCCCGACCGCTTCGAGAATGGCGATGAAAAGAATGATCGCGGCGGGCTGAAGGGCGACCGGCTCCAGACCGGCTATGACCCGAGCGCGAAGGGCTTTTTCCACGGCGGCGACCTGGCGGGACTCACCAGGCGGCTCGACTATATCCAGGGCATGGGGACGACCGCGATCTGGTTCGCCCCGATCTTCAAGAACAAGCCGGTGCAGGGCCCGAAGGACGACGAAAGCGCCGGTTATCACGGCTATTGGGTCACCGACTTCACGCAGGTCGACCCGCATTTCGGCACCAATGCCGAGTTCAAGGCGTTCGTCGACGCGGCGCACGCGCGCGGCATGAAAGTCTACATGGACATCATCGCGAACCACACCGCCGATGTGATCACCTACAAGGAGGGCGCAGACGGAGGCTTCCGCTATCGTAGCCTCGCCGATTATCCCTTCTCGCGGCGTGGCGGGGTGACGGGCGCGCCGATCAATCCCGGCTTCGCCGGCGATCATGTCGCCGATGCCGGCAACTGGCAGAAGCTGACCGATCCCGCCTTCGCCTACACGCCCGTCGTGCCGAAAGGCGAGGAGCGGGTGAAGGTGCCCGCCTGGCTCAACGACCCTATCTATTACCACAACCGCGGCAACAGCGACTGGGTCGGCGAATCTTCGCTCTACGGCGACTTTGCCGGGCTCGACGATCTCGCGACCGAGCACCCGCGCGTCGTGCAGGGCTTTATCGACATCTACGGCCGCTGGATCGACGAATTCGGCATCGACGGATTCCGCATCGACACCGCGAAGCATGTGAACCCCGAATTTTGGCAGGCCTTCGTGCCCGCGATGCAGGCGCGCGCGAAGGCGCGCGGCATTCCCAATTTCCACATCTTCGGCGAAGTCTATGTCGACGCGGTCGATCCGGGCGCGCTCGCCTGGTATACGCACGCGGCGGGCCTGCCCGCGGTGCTCGACTTCGGCTTCGCGCGCGCGGCGATCGATGCGGTGAGCGGGACGAAGGGGACCGACCAGTTCGCGCGGCTGTTCGACGGCGACGCGCTCTACAAGGGCGGGGCAGGGGCGGCGCAAGGGCTGCCGACCTTCCTCGGCAACCACGACATGGGCCGTTTCGCGATGTTCGTGAAGGCGGCGAACCCCAAGGCGAGCGAGGCTGAGCTACTGCAGCGCGTGATGCTCGGCCATGCAATGCTGCTCACGCTGCGCGGGGTGCCGACGATCTATTATGGCGACGAGCAGGGGTTCCTGTCCGACGACAAGGACCAGCTCGCGCGCGAGGATATGTTCGCGTCGAAGGTCACGGTCTATAACGACAATGACCTGCTCGGCAGCGACGCGACGACCGCGGCCGCCAATTTCGACCCCGCGCATCCGCTCTATCGCCTCATCGCGGCGCTGTCCGAAATCCGGCGCAAGACGCCCGCGCTCACACGCGGCGCGACAAAGGTTCGCGCCTTTTCCGACAAGCCCGGACTGCTTGCGGTATCGCGTTTCGATCCGGTGACGGGGCGCGAAGTGCTGCTCGCCTTCAACACGTCGGCGGCGCCGCTGTCGGCCAATATTGCCATCGATATGAAAAGTGCGGGCTTTACCGCACTCCACGGTGACTGTCCGGCAAGCCCCGCCGCGCCGGGCAGCATCCATCTGTCCCTCCCCGCCTTCGGCACGATCATTTGCCAGGCCAGCGAATAA
- a CDS encoding alpha-amylase family glycosyl hydrolase: MTQSLVQNASLPAAAEAPWWKGAAIYQIYPRSFADSNGDGIGDLAGITARLDYVAALGVDAIWLSPFYPSPMDDFGYDIADYVGVDPIFGTLADFDALVARAHALGLKVTTDLVFAHTSDRHAWFATSRASKDNDKADWYVWADAKPDGSPPTNWQSVFGGPAWTWDARRGQYYMHNFLGSQPQLNVHNPEVQDALLGVVRFWLDRGVDGFRIDAINFSMHDPEFRDNPPAPPSNKVRTRPFDFQQKIHNQSHPDIPLFLERIRALTDQYPGSFTVAEVGGDDAVREMKLFTAGERRLNSAYGFDFLYADRLTPQLVREAAEQWPEAPGIGWPSWAFENHDAPRALSRWTPEGVDGQAYARMKMALLCALRGNIILYNGEELGLDQVEIPFELVKDPEALKNWPLTLSRDGARTPLPWAAGETHAGFSSADPWLPLGAEHGALAVDRQQGDPASLLNLTRQLVALRAAHPALRLGRDARWIAEGDLLVFDRIADGEHIRCLFNLGGGTIDVAAHAAGGVPVVALNGADPAHLPPCGALWLKLEGTN; the protein is encoded by the coding sequence ATGACCCAGTCCCTCGTCCAGAATGCCAGCTTGCCCGCCGCCGCCGAGGCGCCGTGGTGGAAGGGCGCGGCGATCTATCAGATCTACCCGCGCAGCTTTGCCGATTCGAACGGCGACGGGATCGGCGACCTCGCGGGCATCACCGCGCGCCTCGACTATGTCGCCGCGCTTGGCGTCGACGCGATCTGGCTCTCGCCCTTCTACCCCTCGCCGATGGACGATTTCGGCTATGACATCGCCGATTATGTGGGCGTCGACCCGATTTTCGGGACGCTCGCCGATTTCGACGCGCTGGTGGCGCGCGCGCATGCGCTGGGGCTGAAGGTCACGACCGATCTTGTGTTCGCGCACACCTCCGACCGGCATGCGTGGTTCGCGACGAGCCGCGCGAGCAAGGACAATGACAAGGCCGACTGGTATGTCTGGGCCGATGCAAAGCCCGACGGGTCGCCGCCGACCAACTGGCAGTCGGTGTTCGGCGGCCCGGCGTGGACGTGGGACGCACGGCGCGGCCAATATTATATGCATAATTTCCTCGGCTCGCAGCCGCAGCTCAATGTTCACAACCCGGAGGTGCAGGACGCGCTGCTCGGCGTCGTGCGCTTCTGGCTCGATCGCGGCGTCGACGGCTTTCGCATCGATGCGATCAATTTCTCGATGCACGATCCCGAATTCCGCGACAATCCGCCCGCACCGCCGTCGAACAAGGTCCGCACCCGCCCGTTCGACTTCCAGCAGAAAATCCACAACCAGTCGCACCCTGACATCCCGCTCTTCCTCGAACGCATCCGCGCGCTGACCGATCAATATCCGGGCAGCTTCACCGTCGCCGAAGTCGGCGGCGACGATGCGGTGCGCGAGATGAAGCTGTTCACCGCGGGCGAGCGCCGGCTTAACAGCGCCTATGGCTTCGACTTCCTCTATGCCGACCGGCTGACGCCGCAACTGGTGCGCGAGGCGGCCGAGCAATGGCCCGAAGCGCCCGGAATCGGCTGGCCGAGCTGGGCGTTCGAGAACCACGACGCGCCGCGCGCACTGTCGCGCTGGACCCCCGAAGGCGTCGACGGGCAAGCCTATGCGCGGATGAAGATGGCGCTGCTCTGCGCGCTACGCGGCAATATCATCCTCTATAATGGCGAGGAACTGGGGCTTGACCAGGTCGAGATCCCGTTCGAGCTGGTGAAGGATCCCGAGGCGCTCAAGAACTGGCCGCTGACGCTGTCGCGCGACGGCGCGCGCACCCCGCTGCCGTGGGCGGCGGGCGAAACGCATGCGGGTTTTTCGAGCGCCGATCCGTGGCTGCCGCTGGGCGCCGAGCACGGCGCGCTCGCGGTCGACCGGCAACAGGGTGATCCCGCGTCGCTGCTCAACCTCACGCGCCAACTCGTCGCGCTGCGCGCCGCGCACCCGGCGCTGCGCCTCGGCCGCGACGCGCGCTGGATCGCCGAGGGAGACCTGCTCGTTTTCGACCGGATCGCGGACGGCGAGCATATCCGTTGCCTCTTCAATCTCGGTGGCGGGACGATCGATGTCGCGGCCCATGCGGCGGGCGGTGTTCCGGTCGTCGCGCTGAACGGCGCCGATCCGGCGCATTTGCCGCCGTGCGGCGCTCTCTGGCTGAAACTCGAAGGAACAAATTGA